One genomic region from Oligoflexus sp. encodes:
- a CDS encoding glycoside hydrolase family 5 protein codes for MYIRLGRFFLILLNCAFCLAVPEVVDAAVRADPAVHGRLRVEGSQIVAQDGTPVVLRGGGLMDLLEFRYTQQSLDYLKGSGANLVRIPLHWGRGGLSASYEEHWGAFQKLADYAIKQGFYVIADFHAVASPDDAGVETMAIRFLQDVARRYGKSGQIIYEIFNEPTGASTYSKKVPWSRIRSYAIKRIDEIRAIDSDALIIVPTATWSQEIALPLTDPVPRPNIAYAFHFYASFHRFQEQNETIAARLPIFVTEWAAQSPENSDGSINEASFQRYVDWMNRHNISWAAWSYSDETEPYGWFQPGSMDDGEVTDAELRSWGRRVLDLLDDDRLNQRFGSGTLPR; via the coding sequence ATGTACATACGCCTGGGCCGCTTTTTCCTTATTCTTCTGAACTGCGCTTTTTGTCTTGCCGTTCCCGAGGTCGTGGACGCAGCGGTGCGAGCCGATCCTGCCGTGCATGGCCGCCTGCGGGTGGAAGGATCTCAGATCGTGGCGCAGGACGGAACGCCTGTGGTCCTGCGCGGCGGCGGACTCATGGATCTTTTGGAATTCCGCTACACGCAGCAATCCTTGGACTATTTGAAAGGGTCCGGCGCGAATCTGGTCCGCATTCCCCTGCACTGGGGCCGTGGAGGACTTTCCGCTTCGTATGAAGAGCATTGGGGCGCCTTTCAAAAGCTGGCCGATTATGCTATAAAACAAGGCTTTTATGTGATCGCTGATTTTCATGCCGTCGCTTCGCCCGATGATGCGGGCGTGGAAACCATGGCCATTCGATTTCTTCAGGATGTCGCGCGACGCTATGGAAAAAGCGGACAGATCATTTATGAAATTTTTAACGAACCCACGGGAGCCTCGACCTATAGCAAAAAAGTACCTTGGAGCCGAATTCGATCATATGCGATCAAGCGCATCGATGAAATTCGCGCAATTGATTCGGATGCCCTGATTATCGTGCCTACGGCGACCTGGTCGCAGGAGATCGCCCTGCCACTGACCGATCCCGTGCCGCGCCCGAACATTGCCTATGCCTTTCATTTCTATGCAAGCTTTCACCGCTTCCAGGAGCAGAACGAGACGATCGCCGCTCGCCTGCCCATCTTCGTTACGGAATGGGCGGCTCAGTCGCCGGAAAACAGCGACGGTTCCATCAACGAAGCCAGTTTTCAGCGCTATGTGGACTGGATGAATCGCCATAACATATCCTGGGCGGCCTGGAGCTATTCCGATGAAACGGAGCCCTATGGCTGGTTTCAGCCGGGCAGCATGGACGATGGCGAGGTTACCGATGCGGAACTGCGCAGCTGGGGGCGCAGGGTGCTCGATCTTCTGGATGATGACCGCCTGAATCAACGCTTCGGCAGCGGGACCTTACCCCGGTGA
- a CDS encoding PAS domain-containing protein, producing the protein MQNAKKMNFESNPNDKAEETEPSIQDLKQRMEAIDRALAVIEFSMDGVIQTANANFLKTFGYKLSDIVGQHHRMFCDPVFARSPAYKEFWQQLNRGQFFTGEHRRLGRGGQEIWIQASYNPVIGDDGQPYKIVKIASDITETKLKNADYEGQIQAIGKSQAVIEFSLDGTITDANENFLQTLGYTLDEVKGRHHRMFCDPSFVQSVEYRHFWEKLGRGEFDRGEYKRIGKGGREVWIAASYNP; encoded by the coding sequence ATGCAAAACGCAAAAAAGATGAATTTTGAATCGAATCCCAATGACAAGGCCGAGGAAACAGAGCCCTCGATTCAGGATTTGAAACAGCGGATGGAAGCCATCGATCGTGCTCTGGCCGTCATCGAATTCTCCATGGATGGGGTGATTCAAACGGCCAATGCCAATTTTCTGAAGACCTTTGGCTATAAGCTATCTGACATCGTTGGGCAGCACCACCGCATGTTCTGCGACCCGGTCTTCGCGAGGTCTCCTGCCTATAAAGAGTTCTGGCAGCAGCTGAACCGCGGGCAGTTCTTCACCGGCGAGCATCGCCGTTTGGGGCGTGGCGGTCAGGAGATCTGGATCCAGGCCTCTTATAATCCAGTGATCGGCGACGATGGTCAGCCCTATAAGATCGTGAAAATCGCCAGCGACATCACCGAGACGAAACTTAAGAACGCGGATTATGAAGGCCAGATCCAGGCCATCGGCAAGTCACAGGCCGTGATCGAATTCAGCCTGGACGGTACGATTACCGATGCCAATGAAAACTTCCTGCAGACCCTCGGCTATACCCTGGATGAAGTGAAGGGTCGGCATCATCGCATGTTCTGCGACCCATCCTTTGTCCAGTCCGTGGAGTACCGGCATTTCTGGGAGAAGCTCGGACGGGGAGAGTTTGACCGCGGTGAATACAAGCGCATTGGGAAAGGGGGACGCGAAGTCTGGATTGCGGCGTCCTATAACCCC